The nucleotide window CCGGCGCGGATGAGCTGGCCGCCAATGGTGACATCCACCGTGGCCACGCGTTGCCGGCCCAGGTGCGAGACGTTGACGAAGCGCAGGAGCTCCTGGACGGCCGCGGTGATGGCCGCCGGGTCCTCCATCGCGCGGAACCTGGCCAGCTGCTCCGGGTCGAGCAGCAGCGCCAGCGTGCCCAGGCCGAACATGTACGCGGGCGGCCCGTGGCCCGCGTAGAACAGCGCATGGAACATGGCGGCGGCATCCGGGGCGCTCAGCTTGCCCGTCGCCACCTGCTCGGACACGACGCGACCGATGAGCGTGTCCGTGGGCTCACGCAGGTTCGCCTCCACCAGCGCCAGGAAGACGTCATCCAGTCCGGCCAGGGCCGCCGTCGCCTCTTCGCGTGACGAGGCCCGGGAGCCGATGGTCCGACTGAGGACGTGCAGGCGCTCCGCGCCGTCATGGGGCACCCCGAGCAGGTCGCATATGACGCGGATGGCGACGGGCAGCGCGAACGCGGCCATCAGGTCCACCGGATGCGGGCCCGCCAGCATCGCGTCGAGCGCCTCATCCACGGTGCGCTGGATTCGCGGCCGCAGGGCCTCCATCCGCCGGGGCAGGAACTCCTGCACGAGCATGGCCCGCTGCACCCGGTACTCCGCGTCCGGGCGAAAGAAGAAAGGCAGGGTCCGCTCCTGCCGGGCCGCCGAGGAGGCGGAGATGTGCGGGAACCCTGGCAGCGTGGAGTCCAGGACCATCCGGGTATCGCTCAGGACCGCGAGCACGTCCTGATAGCGACTGATCAACCATGCCGTGTTGCCGTTGAACAGCCGGACCGGACACACCGGGGCCTCCTGCCTCAACCGCTTGTAGTCGGCGGGAGGCTCCAACGGATGCTGCCAGTCCTTGGGAAACGGATAGGAATTGCTCATCGGGAAGCTCCTGTTCGTGTCAGCAGGGCTGCGGCGCCCGCCACGGTGGGATGCTGATACAGCTCACGCAATCCCAGGTCCCGGTCCAGCTCGGTCCGGACCCGGGCCGCGATTTCAATCAGCTGAAGGGAATGGCCGCCGAGCCGGAAGAAGTCGTCGTACGGTTCGACCGAAGCGACCTTCAGCACGTCGGCGAAGATGCGGGCCAGGTGTGCCTCCGTCGCGGTCCGGGACGGACGCAGGCTCGTCACGCGTGCGTCGGGGCTCAAGGTCCGCAGGACCTCTTCGTAGGCCTCCAGCAGACCTTCGATGAACGCGAGGTCGAAAAGACTCTCATCGAATTCG belongs to Corallococcus exiguus and includes:
- a CDS encoding cytochrome P450: MSNSYPFPKDWQHPLEPPADYKRLRQEAPVCPVRLFNGNTAWLISRYQDVLAVLSDTRMVLDSTLPGFPHISASSAARQERTLPFFFRPDAEYRVQRAMLVQEFLPRRMEALRPRIQRTVDEALDAMLAGPHPVDLMAAFALPVAIRVICDLLGVPHDGAERLHVLSRTIGSRASSREEATAALAGLDDVFLALVEANLREPTDTLIGRVVSEQVATGKLSAPDAAAMFHALFYAGHGPPAYMFGLGTLALLLDPEQLARFRAMEDPAAITAAVQELLRFVNVSHLGRQRVATVDVTIGGQLIRAGEGILAQPDSANRDETVFEDPDRLDLQREVHRHFAFGHGIHLCTGRALSLIEFEVVFKTLFHRIPTLRLAVPPEEIRFKKDENLLGVHELPVTW